In one Cervus canadensis isolate Bull #8, Minnesota chromosome 22, ASM1932006v1, whole genome shotgun sequence genomic region, the following are encoded:
- the LOC122424498 gene encoding myelin-associated oligodendrocyte basic protein isoform X1, with protein sequence MSQKVAKEGPRLSKNQKFSEHFSIHCCPPFTFLNSKREIVDRKYSICKSGCFYQKKEEDWICCACQKTRPSRRATSPQRPKRQPAAPPAVVRAPAKPRSPPRPERQPRPRPEVRPPPAKQRPPQKAKQQPRSSPQRGPGTSRGGSPVKASRLKKRSKPTPRKK encoded by the exons ATGAGTCAGAAAGTGGCTAAGGAGGGCCCCAGACTCTCCAAAAACCAGAAGTTCTCCGAGCACTTCAGCATACATTGCTGCCCGCCGTTCACCTTCCTCAACTCCAAACGCGAGATCGTGGACCGCAAGTACAGCATCTGTAAAAGTGGCTGCTTCTaccagaagaaagaggaggactGGATCTGCTGCGCCTGCCAGAAGACCAG ACCCAGCCGCCGCGCCACGTCCCCTCAGAGGCCCAAGCGCCAGCCAGCTGCACCCCCCGCGGTGGTCAGAGCGCCAGCCAAGCCACGGTCCCCTCCGAGGCCCGAACGTCAGCCACGCCCCCGCCCAGAAGTCCGACCTCCACCAGCCAAGCAGCGTCCCCCTCAGAAGGCCAAGCAGCAGCCGCGCAGCAGCCCCCAGAGAGGGCCAGGCACCAGCCGTGGGGGGTCCCCCGTCAAAGCTTCTAG
- the LOC122424498 gene encoding myelin-associated oligodendrocyte basic protein isoform X3, with the protein MSQKVAKEGPRLSKNQKFSEHFSIHCCPPFTFLNSKREIVDRKYSICKSGCFYQKKEEDWICCACQKTRPSRRATSPQRPKRQPAAPPAVVRAPAKPRSPPRPERQPRPRPEVRPPPAKQRPPQKAKQQPRSSPQRGPGTSRGGSPVKASRF; encoded by the exons ATGAGTCAGAAAGTGGCTAAGGAGGGCCCCAGACTCTCCAAAAACCAGAAGTTCTCCGAGCACTTCAGCATACATTGCTGCCCGCCGTTCACCTTCCTCAACTCCAAACGCGAGATCGTGGACCGCAAGTACAGCATCTGTAAAAGTGGCTGCTTCTaccagaagaaagaggaggactGGATCTGCTGCGCCTGCCAGAAGACCAG ACCCAGCCGCCGCGCCACGTCCCCTCAGAGGCCCAAGCGCCAGCCAGCTGCACCCCCCGCGGTGGTCAGAGCGCCAGCCAAGCCACGGTCCCCTCCGAGGCCCGAACGTCAGCCACGCCCCCGCCCAGAAGTCCGACCTCCACCAGCCAAGCAGCGTCCCCCTCAGAAGGCCAAGCAGCAGCCGCGCAGCAGCCCCCAGAGAGGGCCAGGCACCAGCCGTGGGGGGTCCCCCGTCAAAGCTTCTAGGTTCTG
- the LOC122424498 gene encoding myelin-associated oligodendrocyte basic protein isoform X2 yields MSQKVAKEGPRLSKNQKFSEHFSIHCCPPFTFLNSKREIVDRKYSICKSGCFYQKKEEDWICCACQKTRPSRRATSPQRPKRQPAAPPAVVRAPAKPRSPPRPERQPRPRPEVRPPPAKQRPPQKAKQQPRSSPQRGPGTSRGGSPVKASRFW; encoded by the exons ATGAGTCAGAAAGTGGCTAAGGAGGGCCCCAGACTCTCCAAAAACCAGAAGTTCTCCGAGCACTTCAGCATACATTGCTGCCCGCCGTTCACCTTCCTCAACTCCAAACGCGAGATCGTGGACCGCAAGTACAGCATCTGTAAAAGTGGCTGCTTCTaccagaagaaagaggaggactGGATCTGCTGCGCCTGCCAGAAGACCAG ACCCAGCCGCCGCGCCACGTCCCCTCAGAGGCCCAAGCGCCAGCCAGCTGCACCCCCCGCGGTGGTCAGAGCGCCAGCCAAGCCACGGTCCCCTCCGAGGCCCGAACGTCAGCCACGCCCCCGCCCAGAAGTCCGACCTCCACCAGCCAAGCAGCGTCCCCCTCAGAAGGCCAAGCAGCAGCCGCGCAGCAGCCCCCAGAGAGGGCCAGGCACCAGCCGTGGGGGGTCCCCCGTCAAAGCTTCTAGGTTCTGGTAA